The genomic interval CTGTATTTAGTTTGTGTTTGAGAACATCAAATGTGTAATTGACTTTGACTTGCAGAAATACATACTGATATGTATCTATTTCACTGACAACAGGTTCAGAAATAAACCAGATGAGATTGACACAAAAGTTTAGTTCAGACTGAATTAAAGAGTTCCCCAGTTGTTGGGGTTCTCAATTCTTTAACAGAAAGCTTAGAGAAGAATCTCATATATATAGGAATCAAAAATTACTTGCACTgcaataataattaaaaaaagttcTAACTTTGAAAAACAGATTTGTTTTGGGTATTAGAAAACATGCATAAATATGTAtacatttactttaaaaatcccAGCATTTGAGAAACAAAGATGATTTGTATAGGTGTAAGCTTCAGAATGACAGTGTGACCTTAAACTACCAGGAAAATGAGGGGTTTTTCTACTTAATGTCAGTGACACAAATAATCCTCCCCTTAGCACAAACAGCTGTTGTTTTTATTGTATCCTTTGCACACACCTCTGATTGTCTTCCAGCATCTTCATTGCTTCGTTCAGATTCTTCCCCATTTCTGCTAGAGTAGGGTCCACCatcttttaggaaaaatatAGCAACTCTCAAGAAAAGATCAAATCCAATTTGTCTTACTACTGTCTCTACAATCTAATAAATAGTAGAAGGGGTTAAAAACTCAACATTTGGACCTAGAAAGACAAAGAAGTATCCTTTGAGACTTCCTTagataagaaataaaatggcaTCATTCCCTGCCATTTCCCCAGCACATTTTAACACAGTAGTTTTCGAAACAGATGAGAAAACACCTAACCCAAATACTCTTGTAAATCtactttttcctatttcttgTCCCTTTAAACCAGCTTTTAATCTTAACTAATTGGAGAAATTCCCTTTATGTAGACAAAAGAGTGCAACTAACCTGTATCAGGTAGCTAAGACTGACATGCAGCAATTACCCTCCAGCTGCACAGAACAGCCAAAAATCCTGATCTCACTGCTGAAATCAGGTAACCACAGATAATTGCCAGGATGGAAGAGtttaaaaatcatggaatgTATTTGTCCTGAACTGATGACAAGCTCAAAATATTTCCCAAAGAACTGCTCTGGCTTTGAAGAAGTCTCCTTCATAATCTTTAACCCAAGAGCCTGACAGAAGCTTGTGACACTGACACAAGACACCTGGACAGGAGCATTTGTCCATTTAAGGATTAGATGCCATTTGAACCTTCCAGAGAATGTGGAAGGTGTCATCTGGCAGAGCCTGACTTAcctatatttgaaaataaatatatagccCAGTGTGAGGGTAGAAGGTGACACTACTGCTAAGCCCCATCATGTTAGACAGCAAAAGCCCCCAAGATACTCAAGTGACCCCATTACAGAGCCCCTTCTCCCTGCCTCTGCATAACCTCCATAAATTCAACACCAGATCATCATCCACGTACCAAAGACCCTGGTGCTTACCCCTGCAGGCTGCTCCTAAGGTTGGGGGGATGGGGAGAGACAGGggttgtttaaagaaaaaaatcccacaggcAATGCATTCACTCAGGCAGATGCAGAcacaaaaacaaatttaatCACAGAAGGTAGTGGGATTCATTTACATGAGGATTTTACACTATTTTCATCCAGAGGACTgatcaagaaaggaaaaaaaattaagttgaGAGTTACCATATGTTCAAAGACTATTTTTAACCAAATATTTTGAGATTTAACTCACATTACAGCAAGTGGTAGGTGGCTGAGAGAATCAGTAGCTGGGCATGGGCACAGTGATCAGACCAAGACTGACAATTCTCTATTCCGTGGCTTTGGAAAGGGCAAGTAACAAATGTTTGGGgggaagaacaaaagaaaagagcaaATACTGAGCAGTACTTTACCATCAGAACTCCCAGCACTCAACAATAAATAGTTTTTTACACTTTTACGCTGACTCGTACAACAATCACCAGGTATGAAGGCCACAACCTAATTAAGCCCTAAGTGACAAAACAGTACAAATACAAAAAGTTCCAGACCTCATCACagatttaaaaaacccaacacacaCCTGCAAGCATCCAGTACTCAGGAGAAAACAGATAtaaccaaaggaaaaatatgaatTTGATCTTTGGCAATATGTCCAACATTTTGAGTGGTTTCCAGAGTTGCACCATGTCAAATAAACTCCAGAAAGAagtttggaaaaagaaaaatcagttttgcttCTGGAAGCCCTTAAGGGAGTAAATGATTGGACTAATCTACTGATTGTGATTATGTCACATAATTTAATTCAGGCTGCCATAAAACATCATCAGTGGCTAGAAGGCAGTTGTTTGAACCTCCCTTAGCATCACATGCAAATATTCAAACAGATCTGCTGTAAATGAGGACTCAATATGTAGACATTACAAAAAGGGCTCTGAGCTGCTTTTTTTGCTACTAACATAAAATTCACCTGCTGAAATGACATCAGATGTTAAAAACTGCACATCCTTACCTTGTGACTCATCGTGTCTCACTAATAATTACACACACATGAAACCTTTCTGCTAATAAGCTGTCAGAAAAACtacataaaatacaaaatacaactTTAAAACTCCAAGTTACACTAAGCTCTGAAAAATGCTACGAAAGCCACAAAGTGACTGAATTCTGATAAAGGCTGAATTGGAAAATGAATCCCTTCTGATGTTTTCCAATAGCTAAGTGGATATGCAACAgtttattttctcctctgaattctggaaggagaaaaagaatcCTGCTGCACGCTGAACTTTCTATATGCTCCCTCTCTGCTCACATTAGTAAGGGCATGGAGGTGGAAAGCAGGAGactttttgcttattttaagcagcaagaaaaaataGGTGTGTCAAAGTTGCAGCAACAAACCATTTAGTTAAGAAAGGTTTCTGAACACACTTTAATAACAAGAGCAGTAATAAACAGAGTATTTTTTTCATGGTCTGGAACTGGTTTTGAAAACAACTGTGGGAGGAGTTCTTGAACACTCCCTCCTGAACCACGAGACAGCAAAGGTGTTTAGGGGGttaaagcagctgcaggaagtTCCTGCACTCAATCTTTCCTGGATCACAGGCAGCCTTTGACCAGGGGGGAGTTACAAGACACACAAACTCTTCCAAGCTCTAAGGAGGCACCagcctctgctttttccttccagaTGTCCATTCAGCATCCCAACACCTCCTGCCTCTTTCAGACCGTCACAGACCCTGACATACCTCACTCAGCCTGCTTCAAATTTTATCATTCATTGCCTTCAAATGTGTTAATCTAACTCCCCAAGGTTATCCTGCAAAAGCTTTGATGTGTAGTCACTTCCCTATTCTGTAACTAATCTGCTACTATTTTATTAAGTACTTTGAACTGTGAACTGTTTATCATTTTATAGTCACGATGTCACACCTTGGAGTCACTTGGCAACTGGGAAGAGGATAAGGGGCCATTCTCCAACTGTGATAAGGCTGAAAATGCTGCTTCTATACCAATGTTTTACAATCTTGATTTTGCATTTCTGTAGGCTGTACTCCTAATGCAATAAAGGGATGAATTTTAAACAGTCTACATAAACTAATGTTGTGGAAAGCAACTCACAGGTGTAGCTCATTCCCTGTTTCATGGGAGCTCATTTTCCCACTATATTATTATAACGCCTTAAAAGAAAgtttcaccaaaaaaaaccaaaacctctgCTCAACAGTAAATTAATCTCAAACAATATCAGTATTTTTCAGGCAAAAGAATATTGCTTTTATTCTCCAGGGTAAGAAAAGTTTAAGATAACAAAAAAAGCAGATACTTCCTGACTGTTTGGCTTGAATAAAAATGGCACTGTGTCATTACAAGGCTTCTGCTCATAGATATTCATTCTTTTAATCTTCAAACTCCTGACATGCACCAGAACCTtaatgcagctctgctgtgagatTTCTGTAGACCAGGATGTTGTGGTAAATAGCAGAGTAACAAAAGACAAGAGCCACAGGCTGAGCAAGAAACCAGAACAGTTTTTTTCACGTTTAGGGAAAACACTGCTGGAGAGACAGCAAGAAGTTACGAGCAAAGAATTTGCACTATTTTACCACTGACAATGTCATCTGACTTGAAATTTAAAATCCTTCAGAAGATTGGTCACTTCTCTCAAAAtccaaatgggaaaaaaaacccaacagactAGTTCTGTTAAGGCAAGCTTCTGAAATCTAACACAGGCTTCCAGAATTATTTAAACAAGTTCAGCCCAACAAAAGATTTCTGAATTTCAGATAAAATTAATTGTAATTATATCACTTATGACACACAACGCcttaaaaataatgcaaaaaaaaattctgctgaaaCAAAGTTAATTTGTAAAATCAAAGAGATTTTTGGTGTGCCCATCTGTGTGTCAGATTCTACAATCGTTTTTACTGCAGTTCTACTGTGCAGGAAGTTTCTCATCTgctaaaaaaatctttttccatTTGCAAGACCCTAATGACTGCAGTCACACATCACTCCATTACAGCTCATTAGGTGACTGTACCAAAATGGTTATGAAAAACACAAAGTTGCAACAAATGTAAATACAAGTTAAAAAGTACTTATCACATCACTGGCACCCTGCTAAGGTACATGTACAAATACAAGGCAGGGAGAGAATCCATGGCTCAAATAAAAGTCTCAAATTTATTATGATAATGCTTAAAGAACATCCGTGAGATAAGTGGATGGACATTCTCTGCAGAAAAATGTATACCAGCTTGGAGgaatttcaaatatatttggGGAGAAGACTTCTGACATATCATGCTCAAGACTTGCTAAACTGCAAATTGTACAGATTTACCACAATCTTAACCAAAGACTATTCCAGGAGGGCACTTACTGCTAAATACCTAGAAGACCATAATTGTATTATGGCATTTTATTATACAGAGAATTACAGCTTTTATCACCCATGTGGAAAAAAGCCATTATAAACAAGAGGAAGTAAACCAAATGATAACGCTTGACACATATCTATCTGCATATATGGAAAAATCAGACATGCAAGTTTTTGCAGAACATTACATTACACACTATTCCTCACATCAAGAATAATCAAAACATGGACTTCTTTTAGGTATTTCATTCTTACAACGTATTTATTGCATCTTATGATAAGCTAGTCAAGCAAAGAACTTGTTCAGTACTACACTTGCCCTGTACTAATGCACCTTTTTTAAATAACCATGTATCATACCAGTGTTCTCTTTGAGTCCAGTTCATAAACAGCATACTCCAAATATTCCCGTGAAGTTTTACTTAattaaacattttcagaagaaGCAGGAGTCCATTCCGTCAGCACGAGTAAAGAACCTAAACTTTTAAACACTAACAAATACCCTGTAACAGTGTATTCTTTAGGAAGCTTGTAATATATCAAACTTTTTTTGCCACCAACCCATTACCCGCGTCAGAACCATACTTCCCGAATTCCCTAACCATTTTACTGGAGCACATCCCATTCAAATTTCTCTGGGCCACCCCAAGGATCACATAAAACCGAGCGTGCCGCATATAGTAAATGACGCAAGGAGGGGCGTGTGCATTCACAAGCCAGAAGCACACAAAGTACTCGTTATTCCAGAGGcacactgtccccacagcccGAGGGACGGGCACAAGCTGCGGGTGGGGCAGGACCCTCGGGCCCCGGCACAGGTGCGGAGCAGGCACCGGCACTGAGTCACAGCGAGAGGCGAGCGGGGCTGTGCCGGCACTCGCGGCTCCGCACAGCCAATATTTGCTCTCCACACTGCACCGGCCGGACAGCAAACACAGGGCAGCGAACGCCCCgtttcaattttaaaaagggataaaataatattttatttagtaGTATTTCCTCTTCTATCCTGCTGAAGGCTAACACTCACAGGAAATAAgctccatcttttttttttttttttttaagggaaaaaaaccaaaacgcTCCTCCTAAAGCATTTCCTGATAGTTATTCTGCCTAGTTCCAGATCCGGGACACGGATACCGGTCACACCGGCGGCTGCGGGGGCCGAGGGGGACACGCCCGGGGTGATCCACTGCTGCCCCAAAGCTCCGGCAGGCGAAGCCGCCTCAGCCCCGGGGGCGGCGCCGCGCACCGagccccggccgccgccgccggcccgcgcccctccccgccgccgcggccccggccccaccGCACCCGCCGTGGCCGCCGCTGGCGGcgcgccccggccccgcagcgCTGCCCCGCAGACCTTCTCGAGCGAGCCGTCCATGGCCACgggcccggcgccgccgccccggccgcTCCACGCTGGCAGCGCTGACGGGGCCGCGCGGGGCGGGCCGCGCTCGCGCGCTCACCTGGGCAACCGGCCCGCCCCCCGCCGCACGCACCACCGCGCGGCGCCGGCGGGGGGGTGCGCGGCGGACACACTGCGCGCGGCGCGGTGGGGCCGGCCCTTCCCTCCGCGCACAGCCTGAGGTTAGTCCCCCCCACGCCGGCTGTTGGAACAGTCCCCGGGAGAGCCCGGGTCAGTGACAGATACCGGCACATGCGCAGGGAGCGCGGGCCGGGCGGTGATGGGCTCCGGTTTTGGCGAGCAGCTGCGAGTCCAGGGGTTCGAATCCCCGGCGCGGCGGATTGTGGCAGGCCGGACCCGGCAGGGCTCTGCGTGGCTCCAGCCTTCGCGAAGCTCTCAGTTGTCACCCCGCTGTCGCCTACGGGGGTACCGAAGCCTTCCCGCTGCGTACGGGTCCCGCGCCGGAACGCTGCATAACGGCGGCGGACAGCACGCACCTGTCCGTGGCCTCCCGTCCGACAAGCAACCCCTGGAGACCGAAACCCTGAGTTTCCTgagctttatttctgttttttcaagCTGGAGTTACTTTTCCTTCATCGTACATATCCTTCGTCGTATTAGTGCCATTGCTGTTATTCAATGGCACTGTTTGAGGCAGGCGTTGTTCTGCGCGGGGATGTgttgggatgaggagcagggaagggcagcccctggccctggcacagcGGGTCTGCCAAGCGCTGGGCAGCGCGCTCTGCACTCTTATTAAAATTTACTTAAATCTACAAGCCATCCTTGCCTATTTAGTCGTCCATGGAAGAATTTATTCTTAGTTTCAAAGGGATTAATCCAGGTCACAGAGCGAACCTGCCTGGAGATGGTTCCCTCGGTCAAGCCTGAGCCCATTGCCAGGAGCGAAGGAAAACTCCCAGCGCTCCCGGATGCGCTCCTTTCCTTCCGCGGCCAAGGGGGCTGTCTTGAGGACACGAGGCACCCTCGGTGTCACCTCACTACATGGACTTCAGATCCGCTTTGTGGCACTGGTTCTGTGTGTACAAAGCTGTGCACACGAATCTCTTCAATAACCTCACAGCACTCGTGGCTTTCTCCTCAAGTTGTCTCAGCAGCAGAGGGCAAAGCAGAGGAGCCccatgggctgctgctgctcagcaggtGTGCATAGGCCCTGCTCAGACTGCAAAACAAGGGCAAAATGGAAAAGGCCGTAACTTACGCATGTAAGCACGCAACAAGgagataatgaaaaaaaaagataaggaaACAGTGCCTAATTTTCATTTATCACTCGATAGTTGCGGCACTAATGCAGTGACCCCACGGTGCTACTTAGAAAAGCCCAGGCGACACAGTCACCTGCATCCTCGGGGTGAACGCAGGGGCACTCGAGAAGCgagcccaggagctgccacGAGCCCGGCTGCCCCTCCGTCACCCGCGGCTCATCCACCGCCGTGGGGAGGGAGCCGGCCCTCCCTGGCAGGGGGAGCGCTCCGGGGCCGCGGGGAtggcgaggcggcggcggggccggggaggcggcggcgggcgggcccgtgggaaggaggaggaggaggaggagaaggaggaggaggaaggagaggcgGAAGCGGCGGCGGCCGATGGCCGGGGCGCTGCTGCGCGGGGTGCGGCGCTTCCCCTGGCTCTGCAACGTGCTGCTCTACGGGGGGCTGTTCGCGGCGGGGGACGCGGCGCAGCAGCGGCTGCGGGGACAGCCGCCCGACTGGGCGCAGACGCGGCGAGTGGCGCTGGTGGCCCTGGCCTTCCACGGCAACTTCAGCTACGTGTGGCTGCGGGCGCTGGAgcgggcgctgcccggccgcCGCCCGGCCGCCGTGCTGGGCAAGGTGCTCTGCGATCAGCTCCTGGGCGCGCCCGTCGCCGTCCTCGCCTTCTACACGGGTGAGTGCCGGGGGCTGCGCCGCAGAGCCCCGCGCCCCCTGCGGCACCGCATCGCGACCCGCGCCGGGCTCGGACAGCGCGCACCGCCGGAGGGGCCGGCATCCACCCCAAGGAGCCCGGGGGATTGGGGACCCCCTGGCCGCCCAACGCGCCCCAAAACGCCGCTCGGAGCGGGGGCCGCGGCCGCGGGGCTCGGCAGCTCCCCCCGAGGATGGCGCTGAACCGCCTGTGGCACTTCAGAGCTCTCCATGAGGGGTCCTGGCCCTAAACAGCCCTGCCCTGAACTCGGCTGGGCCCGTGGCTTTTCAGTAGCAGCAAAGAATGCAAAGCACCTTACAAGGATTGTAGCCACGTCTGTTTGAATTGCCGTGCTCAGTTCTCA from Poecile atricapillus isolate bPoeAtr1 chromosome 14, bPoeAtr1.hap1, whole genome shotgun sequence carries:
- the MPV17L gene encoding mpv17-like protein isoform X2: MAGALLRGVRRFPWLCNVLLYGGLFAAGDAAQQRLRGQPPDWAQTRRVALVALAFHGNFSYVWLRALERALPGRRPAAVLGKVLCDQLLGAPVAVLAFYTGMSILQRKEDIFSDCKKKFWNTYKTGLMYWPFVQLSNFILIPVHLRTAYTGLCGFVWASFICFSQQSGDGTAKSAFMWLQGEKEPSAA
- the MPV17L gene encoding mpv17-like protein isoform X1, yielding MAGALLRGVRRFPWLCNVLLYGGLFAAGDAAQQRLRGQPPDWAQTRRVALVALAFHGNFSYVWLRALERALPGRRPAAVLGKVLCDQLLGAPVAVLAFYTGMSILQRKEDIFSDCKKKFWNTYKTGLMYWPFVQLSNFILIPVHLRTAYTGLCGFVWASFICFSQQSGDGTAKSAFMWLQGEKMMFIFISACALSV